One Magnetococcales bacterium genomic window carries:
- a CDS encoding phosphate/phosphite/phosphonate ABC transporter substrate-binding protein → MTPPVESAEGEVYRFGVLSQRSAVLTAKHWNPILAWVSRRSGVELELNVARTAPESNKAIAAGDYDFVYSNTIFLPATAAQGYQVILRPRTTAISSQIVTLKDSPIQALQDLAGREVGFPSKAAFVGYAVPMDHLLREKIEVQPVFGGNQEGIMGQLQAMRVMAAGVNSQVMRHFAARENLAYRVLWESQAFHNLPIAAHPRVSGDHVEAVRRAFVEMPDNPEGAQVLEVAAKELNQDPPYGFVRATHQDYRNYVDFYRTCLTPDIE, encoded by the coding sequence GTGACGCCGCCCGTCGAATCGGCGGAGGGGGAAGTTTATCGTTTCGGGGTGCTTTCCCAGCGTAGCGCGGTCCTTACCGCCAAACATTGGAATCCCATTCTGGCGTGGGTTTCCCGGCGTTCCGGGGTCGAGTTGGAGCTGAACGTCGCTCGCACCGCGCCGGAATCAAATAAGGCCATCGCCGCCGGTGACTACGATTTCGTCTACTCCAACACCATTTTTTTGCCCGCCACCGCTGCCCAAGGCTATCAGGTGATCCTGCGTCCCCGAACCACCGCCATCAGCAGCCAGATCGTGACCCTGAAGGATTCACCCATCCAAGCCTTGCAGGATTTGGCGGGACGGGAGGTCGGGTTCCCCTCCAAAGCGGCCTTCGTCGGCTATGCCGTGCCCATGGACCATCTGCTGCGCGAGAAGATCGAGGTGCAGCCCGTGTTCGGCGGCAATCAGGAAGGGATCATGGGGCAATTGCAGGCGATGCGCGTCATGGCGGCCGGGGTTAACAGTCAGGTGATGCGCCACTTCGCCGCCAGAGAAAACCTGGCTTATCGGGTGTTGTGGGAATCCCAGGCCTTCCACAATCTGCCCATCGCCGCGCATCCCAGGGTCTCCGGCGATCACGTCGAGGCGGTGCGACGCGCCTTCGTCGAGATGCCGGATAATCCGGAAGGGGCTCAGGTGCTGGAGGTGGCGGCCAAGGAGCTCAATCAGGATCCCCCCTACGGCTTTGTTCGGGCCACTCATCAGGATTACCGGAACTACGTCGACTTTTATCGAACCTGCCTGACTCCCGACATCGAATGA